From the genome of Nicotiana sylvestris chromosome 2, ASM39365v2, whole genome shotgun sequence, one region includes:
- the LOC104218018 gene encoding LOB domain-containing protein 25 isoform X1, with amino-acid sequence MNHSSSNHLHRTEIMASSSSYSNPPCAACKFLRRKCLPGNCIFAPYFPPEEPTKFANVHKIFGASNVSKLLNEIQPHQREDAVNSLAYEAEARMKDPVYGCVGAISVLQRQVIRLQKELDATNADLMRYINPSGGIMNHQQRSNLNYGRITGPVDGTTTGFDQNYGFCIPNYSPNTWNNTTISGNHNPEGDDDSSM; translated from the exons ATGAATCATAGTAGTAGTAATCACTTACACAGAACA GAAATTATGGCTTCTTCCAGCAGCTACTCCAACCCTCCATGTGCTGCTTGCAAATTCTTGAGAAGAAAATGTTTGCCAGGTAATTGCATATTCGCTCCCTATTTTCCTCCAGAAGAGCCAACAAAATTCGCCAATGTACACAAAATATTTGGTGCGAGCAACGTAAGTAAACTCCTAAATGAAATCCAACCTCACCAGAGAGAAGATGCAGTAAATTCTCTTGCTTATGAAGCCGAAGCACGTATGAAAGATCCAGTTTATGGTTGTGTTGGAGCAATTTCAGTTTTACAAAGACAAGTTATTCGCCTTCAGAAAGAACTTGATGCTACGAATGCTGATTTAATGCGATATATTAATCCGTCTGGAGGAATCATGAATCATCAACAGAGGAGTAATTTGAATTATGGGAGAATAACGGGTCCTGTTGATGGAACAACTACTGGATTTGATCAAAATTATGGGTTTTGTATTCCAAATTATTCTCCTAATACATGGAACAATACTACCATTTCAGGTAATCATAACCCTGAGGGAGATGATGATAGTAGCATGTGA
- the LOC104218018 gene encoding LOB domain-containing protein 25 isoform X2, which produces MASSSSYSNPPCAACKFLRRKCLPGNCIFAPYFPPEEPTKFANVHKIFGASNVSKLLNEIQPHQREDAVNSLAYEAEARMKDPVYGCVGAISVLQRQVIRLQKELDATNADLMRYINPSGGIMNHQQRSNLNYGRITGPVDGTTTGFDQNYGFCIPNYSPNTWNNTTISGNHNPEGDDDSSM; this is translated from the coding sequence ATGGCTTCTTCCAGCAGCTACTCCAACCCTCCATGTGCTGCTTGCAAATTCTTGAGAAGAAAATGTTTGCCAGGTAATTGCATATTCGCTCCCTATTTTCCTCCAGAAGAGCCAACAAAATTCGCCAATGTACACAAAATATTTGGTGCGAGCAACGTAAGTAAACTCCTAAATGAAATCCAACCTCACCAGAGAGAAGATGCAGTAAATTCTCTTGCTTATGAAGCCGAAGCACGTATGAAAGATCCAGTTTATGGTTGTGTTGGAGCAATTTCAGTTTTACAAAGACAAGTTATTCGCCTTCAGAAAGAACTTGATGCTACGAATGCTGATTTAATGCGATATATTAATCCGTCTGGAGGAATCATGAATCATCAACAGAGGAGTAATTTGAATTATGGGAGAATAACGGGTCCTGTTGATGGAACAACTACTGGATTTGATCAAAATTATGGGTTTTGTATTCCAAATTATTCTCCTAATACATGGAACAATACTACCATTTCAGGTAATCATAACCCTGAGGGAGATGATGATAGTAGCATGTGA